The following are encoded in a window of Arctopsyche grandis isolate Sample6627 chromosome 4, ASM5162203v2, whole genome shotgun sequence genomic DNA:
- the LOC143910246 gene encoding uncharacterized protein LOC143910246, whose amino-acid sequence MEMIKWNQILSAIICLLVLPITQSYTTEDIFSSQQRLISIRNRNTGQPFSNECMSDQTNEGFEITCRDIDENADLSALLEQEVENFPGTTQIIDKLLIYGLSTDDGKLTQNWINSTKFFIKILDLYSDAMDIEKNAFDGVVFENLETLTLFGFEISTLEEDTFKGLQLLKYLEFYNCEIKIINENALKAVSLTLESLSIGELYYDPIHLKRSVQQRAKELPFDPTNLTGIVPLPKLKTVNFGFKYMNTLNAKSFSQIKACEELYIGGNKIERIGCGTFEMMKSLKTIILSANKLTTMDSCVFGDEVINNFSEDSIMVSFNSWNCNCDLNWLKQLKINKIVSDDPWCTSHSNLPFEEVDFDEEFTTEDPTTTTEGSTSTTEDSTTATEDSTTTTENSTTTTEDSTTTTEGSSSTTENSTTTTEDSTSTTEDSTTTTEDSTTSTEGSSSTTENSTTTTEDSTTTTEYSTTTTEGSTSTTEDSTTTTEDSTTTTEDSTTTTEDSTTTTEGSKSTTENSMTTTEDSTTTTDGSTTTTEGSTPTTEDSTTTTEGSTTTRADSTTTTEYPKTTTDEPEISTEETTELPPEPNSSMMIIIIVIPILICGIIAALIAYIVIRNKRANETCTTIPNDLERTNSNEITDANSKDNYVTKNIELRLIDDKGHIMKNHIVIDPS is encoded by the exons ATGGAAATGATAAAATGGAATCAAATATTGTCTGCAATTATTTGCCTTCTGGTATTACCGATCACCCAGTCTTATACGACAGAAGATATATTTTCAAGCCAGCAAAGGTTAATTTCTATAAGAAATCGAAATACGGGTCAGCCATTTTCAAATGAATGCATGTCCGATCAAACAAATGAAGGTTTTGAAATAACTTGCAGAGATATTGATGAGAATGCTGACTTATCAGCATTACTGGAACAAGAAGTTgag aactTTCCGGGAACGACACAAATCATAGATAAACTGCTGATATATGGTCTATCTACGGATGATGGAAAACTAACCCAAAATTGGATAAACTCAACgaaattctttataaaaattctGGATTTGTATTCTGATGCCATGGATatcgaaaaaaatgcatttgacGGAGTTGTCTTCGAAAACTTGGAAACCTTGACTCTGTTTGGTTTTGAAATTAGTACTTTAGAAGAAGACACTTTTAAAGGCCTGCAACTTCTGAAGTATTTGGAGTTCTACAACTGTGAAATAAAGATAATCAACGAAAACGCTTTAAAGGCTGTATCCCTTACTTTAGAAAGTCTATCAATCGGTGAGCTGTATTACGATCCCATTCATTTAAAAAGATCGGTTCAACAGCGTGCAAAGGAATTACCATTCGATCCCACTAATCTAACAGGAATAGTTCCTTTACCTAAACTTAAGACAGTTAATTTCggttttaaatatatgaatactTTAAACGCTAAATCATTTTCGCAAATTAAGGCGTGTGAGGAGTTATATATAGGTGGCAATAAAATTGAGCGCATCGGTTGTGGAACTTTCGAAATGATGAAATCATTAAAAACCATTATTTTAAGCGCTAATAAACTTACAACTATGGATTCATGCGTTTTCGGGGACGAGGTGATAAATAACTTTAGTGAAGATAGTATAATGGTTAGTTTTAACAGTTggaattgtaattgtgatttgaACTGGTTGaagcaattgaaaataaataaaattgtttctgACGATCCATGGTGCACTTCACATTCCAATTTGCCTTTTGAAGAGGTTGATTTTGACGAGGAGTTTACTACAGAAGATCCAACGACAACTACAGAGGGTTCAACGTCAACTACAGAAGATTCAACGACAGCTACAGAAGATTCAACGACAACTACAGAAAATTCAACGACAACTACAGAAGATTCAACGACAACTACAGAGGGTTCATCGTCAACTACAGAAAATTCAACGACAACTACAGAAGATTCAACGTCAACTACAGAAGATTCAACGACAACTACAGAAGATTCAACAACATCTACAGAGGGTTCATCGTCAACTACAGAAAATTCAACGACAACTACAGAAGATTCAACGACAACTACAGAATATTCAACGACAACTACAGAGGGTTCAACGTCAACTACAGAAGATTCAACGACAACTACAGAAGATTCAACGACAACTACAGAAGATTCAACGACAACTACAGAAGATTCAACGACAACTACAGAGGGTTCAAAGTCAACTACAGAAAATTCAATGACAACTACAGAAGATTCAACGACAACTACAGATGGTTCAACGACAACTACAGAGGGTTCAACGCCAACTACAGAAGATTCAACGACAACTACAGAGGGTTCAACGACAACTAGAGCAGATTCAACGACAACTACAGAATATCCAAAGACAACTACAGATGAACCAGAGATAAGTACAGAAGAGACAACAGAACTACCACCAGAGCCGAATTCATCAATGATGATCATAATTATCGTGATACCGATATTGATATGTGGTATAATCGCTGCCCTCATCGCCTACATAGTAATCAGAAATAAGCGAGCCAATGAAACTTGTACAACTATTCCAAATGATCTTGAACGaacaaattcaaatgaaataacTGATGCAAATTCAAAAGACAATTATGTGACTAAGAATATAGAACTACGTTTGATTGACGACAAAGGACACATAATGAAAAATCACATTGTAATTGATCCTAGCTAG
- the LOC143910729 gene encoding kelch-like protein 25, translating into MPNCCKILLDAIEWKCSPEKRSSLTTMNPKARKPKEVVLIAGGDFRSCRIIETFGTYLDKRSTVWSTHIIFDNFSSAMCNEDLYIVGGRYQNEITDKVCILNLITKDLEELPSMYQKRSDLSIAIVQSQLFAIGGYNDLDFSMNTVERFCLIKKKWRTVASKSLAKFLKVHVQIQWKYILLKGTNGPTLHLHMTQNRYNFAATTLGDYIYVFGGIDNFGLEISSAEKFNIKTREWTSIADMPEPRWGYASVAFQEKIICLGGSKILEYNPQSDTWREIGILEHARRCHSAFVVPFKLFEDGKSPVQ; encoded by the exons TGGAAATGTAGTCCAGAGAAAAGATCTAGTTTGACGACGATGAATCCTAAAGCCAGGAAGCCAAAAGAGGTTGTTTTAATCGCAGGTGGAGATTTTCGG TCTTGTAGAATAATCGAAACTTTTggtacatatttagataaaagATCAACCGTTTGGAGCacacatattatttttgataactTTTCATCTGCGATGTGTAACGAAGACTTGTATATTGTAGGCGGCAGATATCAGAATGAGATCACTGATAAg gtttgtattttaaatttgatcacAAAGGATTTAGAAGAATTACCTTCTATGTACCAAAAAAGGAGTGATTTATCAATTGCTATAGTCCAATCTCAGTTATTCGCCATAGGAGGATACAATGATCTAGATTTTTCGATGAATACGGTTGAGAG ATTCTGTCTTATTAAGAAAAAGTGGAGAACTGTCGCATCCAAGTCGCTGGCCAAATTTCTGAAAGTGCATGTACAAATACAATGGAAGTATATACTGTTAAAAGGAACAAATGGACCAACGCTCCACCTACATATGACCCAGAATAGATATAACTTTGCT GCTACAACATTAGGCgattacatatatgtgtttgGAGGCATTGATAATTTTGGATTGGAAATATCGTCtgcagaaaaatttaatattaaaacacgCGAATGGACCTCGATTGCAGATATGCCAGAACCTAGATGGGGATACGCATCGGTAGCTTTTCAAGAAAAAATCATATGCTTGG GAGGCTCTAAAATACTGGAATACAATCCGCAATCAGATACATGGAGAGAAATTGGGATTCTGGAACATGCACGAAGGTGTCATAGTGCATTTGTTGtaccatttaaattatttgaagatGGAAAATCACCCGTTcaataa
- the LOC143910428 gene encoding trophoblast glycoprotein-like, with amino-acid sequence MNLVHKRESLTWNQIVLLGYVCIIIIPIAQSFLIGDTVTSKQDSELIKTQEAAPSGRCDISGEDIYRIHCYSITPNDNLTALLEETVEEFENNTGVINELNIAGLEIANGIMDQNWIVTTSFRVISLNIVFTTIHRLENAFKGVYAFEELQSLRFDAAIIGTIDESSFEGLKHLTSLNLALREINVFTNDCLRPVAPTLEFIKFGAVKKPPIGNFTGSVLLPNMIAIDLTLNNLSSINPNSFAQIPGCKNLTLSYGNIENIPCGTFEKMTSLKMLDLTNNLLTTLDPCIFGDELLNNLPEESLWIDDNEWDCNCELNWLKELKLKKIVADNATCASHDYLLFEEVEFCEEKLAIVGSSFL; translated from the exons at GAATTTAGTGCACAAACGAGAATCGCTGACATGGAATCAAATAGTACTACTAggatatgtttgtattattattataccgaTCGCCCAGTCTTTTCTGATTGGAGACACAGTTACAAGTAAACAAGATTCAGAACTAATAAAAACTCAGGAGGCAGCACCATCTGGAAGATGTGACATAAGTGGTGAAGATATTTACAGAATTCACTGCTACAGTATTACCCCGAATGATAATTTAACAGCCCTATTAGAGGAAACAGTTGAG gAATTTGAAAACAATACGGGAGTGATAAATGAACTCAATATAGCGGGCTTAGAAATCGCAAATGGAATAATGGACCAGAATTGGATTGTAACAACAAGCTTCCGTGTTATATCGCTTAACATTGTATTTACGACTATCCACAGATTAGAGAATGCATTTAAAGGTGTTTACGCTTTCGAAGAATTACAATCTTTGCGATTCGACGCAGCGATAATAGGTACCATAGATGAAAGCTCTTTTGAGGGACTAAAACATCTGACATCGTTGAATTTAGCCTTAAGAGAAATAAATGTATTCACAAATGACTGTTTAAGACCTGTAGCGCCAACTttagaatttataaaatttggtgcaGTCAAAAAACCCCCAATCGGTAATTTTACAGGATCGGTTCTTTTACCTAACATGATAGCGATCGATCTTACTTTAAATAACTTGAGTAGTATAAATCCCAACTCATTTGCTCAGATTCCGGGttgtaaaaatttaactttAAGTTAtggtaatattgaaaatatacccTGTGGAACTTTCGAGAAAATGACATCTTTGAAAATGTTAGACCTGACTAACAACCTTCTTACAACTCTAGATCCGTGCATTTTTGGTGATGAACTGCTTAATAATTTGCCAGAAGAATCTTTATGGATTGATGATAATGAGTGGGATTGTAATTGCGAATTGAACTGGTTGAAGGAgttgaaacttaaaaaaattgttgcagACAATGCAACATGTGCGTCTCATGACTATCTTCTCTTTGAAGAAGTTGAATTTTGCGAAGAGAAACTAGCCATAGTGGGTTCTTCATTTCTATAA